In the genome of Aspergillus luchuensis IFO 4308 DNA, chromosome 2, nearly complete sequence, one region contains:
- a CDS encoding non-structural maintenance of chromosomes element 1 family protein (BUSCO:EOG092645L9;~COG:L;~EggNog:ENOG410PNWY;~InterPro:IPR001841,IPR014857,IPR036388,IPR011513, IPR013083;~PFAM:PF08746,PF07574;~go_component: GO:0030915 - Smc5-Smc6 complex [Evidence IEA];~go_process: GO:0006281 - DNA repair [Evidence IEA]) yields the protein MPRYAEDHERYDDSNRAFLQAFMARSTMTFPEAKPVLAAIFSVRDDEQVSPEDITEDDLQTYIAAANSAISPFDLEIRSILPQIEINNNDPDAPPPPAPERVYALVNTTSDALTQLATTYSADEIAFVKRILDAMFDTYNTRRQEAMVISSMQALQLAKAGAGDANRRESGTQQQQATQGGAAQSLTMTQAETMLKQLVEQGWFEKSRKGYYRLSPRGLMELRGWLVAAYNDEGIRKIKFCAACRDIITAGQRCGDRDCTGRLHDHCMRNFFRMQKSESCPVCKSAWPGDRFVGERAITMSDPAAQRARRSAANTQQVEAGPSTQFTLPELDVEDEADGGEEEAGGD from the exons ATGCCCCGATACGCAGAAGACCACGAGCGCTACGATGACAGCAACCGCGCATTCCTCCAAGCCTTCATGGCGCGGTCCACCATGACCTTTCCAGAAGCAAAGCCGGTCCTGGCTGCGATATTTTCTGTCAGAG ACGACGAACAAGTCTCACCCGAAGACATAACAGAAGACGACCTCCAAACCTACATCGCAGCCGCCAACAGCGCCATATCCCCCTTCGACCTCGAAATCCGGAGCATACTACCCCAGATTGagatcaacaacaatgacCCCGAcgcaccccctccccctgctCCGGAACGAGTCTACGCCCTCGTCAACACAACCAGCGACGCCCTGACCCAGCTCGCGACCACCTACTCCGCCGACGAGATCGCGTTCGTGAAGCGCATCCTCGACGCCATGTTCGACACATACAACACCCGCCGCCAGGAAGCAATGGTCATAAGTAGTATGCAGGCGCTGCAGCTAGCCAAGGCAGGTGCAGGGGATGCAAATCGACGGGAATCAGGGacacaacagcagcaagcgACGCAGGGAGGCGCAGCGCAGTCGTTAACGATGACGCAGGCGGAGACGATGCTGAAGCAGCTTGTCGAGCAGGGGTGGTTTGAGAAGAGTAGGAAGGGGTATTATCGGTTGAGTCCGCGGGGGTTGATGGAGttgagggggtggttggtggcGGCGTATAATGATGAGGGGATTAGGAAGATTAAGTTCTGTGCCGCGTGTCGGGATATTATTACTGCG GGCCAACGATGCGGCGACCGCGATTGTACTGGACGATTGCATGATCACTGCATGCGGAATTTCTTTCGTATGCAAAAGTCCGAGAGTTGTCCTGTGTGCAAGAGTGCCTGGCCGGGTGATAGGTTTGTTGGTGAGCGCGCTATCACTATGTCTGATCCGGCTGCGCAGAGGGCTAGACGCTCGGCTGCGAATACTCAGCAGGTGGAGGCTGGGCCTAGCACGCAGTTCACGTTGCCGGAAttggatgttgaagatgaagcggatggtggtgaggaagaggctgGGGGTGATTGA
- a CDS encoding zinc finger CCCH domain-containing RNA-binding protein (COG:A;~EggNog:ENOG410PHGA;~InterPro:IPR000504,IPR035979,IPR012677,IPR009145, IPR000571;~PFAM:PF00642;~go_component: GO:0089701 - U2AF complex [Evidence IEA];~go_function: GO:0003676 - nucleic acid binding [Evidence IEA];~go_function: GO:0003723 - RNA binding [Evidence IEA];~go_function: GO:0046872 - metal ion binding [Evidence IEA];~go_process: GO:0000398 - mRNA splicing, via spliceosome [Evidence IEA]), translating into MANYLASIFGTEQDKVNCSFYYKIGACRHGDRCSRKHVKPSYSQTILMPNMYQNPAYDPKSKMNPSQLQNHFDAFYEDVWCEMCKYGELEELVVCDNNNDHLIGNVYARFKYEEDAQAACDALNSRWYAARPIYCELSPVTDFREACCRLNSGEGCVRGGFCNFIHRKDPSNELDRDLRLSTKKWLKERGRDARSVSRSPSPEPTRRRY; encoded by the exons atggccaactATCTCGCCTCCATCTTCGGTACAGAGCAGGACAAGGTCAACTGCTCCTTCTACTACAAAATCGGAGCTTGCAGACATGGTGACCGCTGCTCCCGGAAGCACGTCAAGCCGTCATACTCTCAGACGATCCTGATGCCGAACATGTACCAGAATCCCGCGTACGACCCGAAGAGCAAGATGAACCCCAGTCAGCTACAGAACCACTTTGATGCTTTCTACGAGGATGTGTGGTGCGAGATGTGCAAGTATGGCGAGTTGGAGGAATTGGTTGTTTGCGATAACAACAATGACC ACCTCATTGGAAATGTCTACGCGCGTTTCAAATACGAAGAAGATGCCCAAGCGGCCTGCGACGCTTTGAATTCACGATGGTACGCGGCACGACCCATATATTGTGAATTATCACCGGTTACGGATTTCCGAGAAGCGTGTTGTCGGTTAAATAGCGGCGAGGGGTGTGTACGTGGTGGATTCTGCAATTTCATTCATCGGAAGGACCCCAGCAATGAGTTGGACCGGGATCTTCGTCTCAGTACGAAGAAGTGGCTGAAGGAGCGTGGCAGGGATGCGAGAAGTGTCAGCCGCAGTCCTAGTCCGGAGCCGACCCGGAGGAGGTActag
- a CDS encoding NAD(P)/FAD-dependent oxidoreductase (COG:E;~EggNog:ENOG410Q18Y;~InterPro:IPR006076,IPR036188;~PFAM:PF01266;~go_function: GO:0016491 - oxidoreductase activity [Evidence IEA];~go_process: GO:0055114 - oxidation-reduction process [Evidence IEA]), with translation MPTVILGGGIIGSSIAYYLSQSQPQEEIHVIESASELFCSASGYAAGFLAKDWFAPSLAPLGELSFNLHESLAAEHGGRQKWGYMKGVALSLGSVNNQGGARGDDWLRAGTSRAETAAGTSQYGEPEVPDWVTRQQGAKVEQISDKNTTGQVDPLRLCRFLMDSCTSRGVKLHYPTKASSLVRNEAGTITGVRIVDLNTNSESTIPCTNLVVCAGPWTPQVFRDLFPFSKVALPIYPLAGYSLVLHSPRHTLEHEQEKYHGETHALFTTWPPSCGFSPELFSREGREIYIAGLNTKTIPLPERADDSHKSMDQKEMDRLKAASVRLLGKLAEGKTESTDETPNVNDLKIVREGLCFRPASDRGTPFVGRIDDSLLGSDINTSAGSRKGGVFVASGHGPWGISLALGTGKVIADLVEGVQPAVDISGLGVSRRGLERI, from the exons ATGCCTACCGTCATTCTTGGAGGAGGTATCATTGGCTCCTCAATTGCCTACTATCTCTCTCAAAGCCAACCGCAAGAAGAAATCCATGTTATTGAATCAGCATCTGAGCTGTTCTGCTCTGCGTCTGGTTACGCTGCTGGCTTCCTAGCCAAGGATTGGTTTGCGCCTTCTCTCGCGCCATTGGGAGAGCTGTCTTTCAACCTACACGAGTCTCTTGCTGCCGAGCACGGTGGAAGGCAGAAATGGGGTTACATGAAAGGTGTGGCGCTGAGCTTAGGCTCCGTGAACAACCAAGGAGGTGCTCGTGGCGACGATTGGCTTCGTGCAGGTACAAGTCGCGCAGAGACAGCCGCAGGCACAAGTCAGTACGGGGAACCTGAGGTCCCAGATTGGGTGACACGGCAGCAGGGGGCGAAGGTAGAGCAAATCAGTGATAAGAATACCACCGGTCAAGT TGACCCCTTGAGGTTGTGCAGGTTCCTCATGGACAGCTGCACGTCACGGGGTGTCAAGCTCCACTATCCAACAAAAGCTTCGTCGCTTGTCAGGAACGAGGCTGGGACCATCACCGGCGTCAGAATCGTGGACTTGAACACAAACTCCGAATCTACTATCCCCTGTACGAATCTGGTTGTCTGCGCTGGACCGTGGACACCGCAGGTCTTCCGTGACCTGTTCCCATTCTCCAAAGTTGCACTTCCTATATATCCACTCGCTGGATATTCTTTGGTCCTCCATTCCCCTAGACATACTCTGGAACACGAGCAGGAAAAGTATCATGGGGAGACGCATGCGTTGTTCACGACGTGGCCGCCATCCTGCGGCTTCAGCCCGGAGTTGTTCTCtcgggaaggaagggaaatctACATTGCAGGATTGAATACCAAGACAATCCCGCTTCCGGAACGAGCGGACGACTCTCATAAGTCGATGGACCAAAAGGAGATGGATAGATTGAAGGCGGCGTCCGTTCGCCTGCTTGGAAAACTTGCAGAAGGCAAAACGGAATCGACCGACGAAACCCCGAACGTCAACGACCTGAAGATAGTCCGCGAAGGCCTTTGTTTCCGTCCTGCTTCAGATCGTGGCACACCTTTTGTGGGGAGAATTGACGACAGCTTGTTGGGCAGcgacatcaacaccagcgcAGGAAGCAGGAAGGGTGGAGTGTTTGTTGCTTCAGGTCATGGCCCTTGGGGAATCTCACTTGCTCTTGGAACTGGCAAGGTCATTGCCGATTTGGTGGAAGGGGTCCAGCCTGCTGTAGATATCAGCGGGCTGGGGGTGAGCCGTAGAGGCTTGGAACGTATATAG
- a CDS encoding SDR family oxidoreductase (COG:Q;~EggNog:ENOG410PNB7;~InterPro:IPR036291,IPR002347,IPR020904;~PFAM:PF00106,PF13561;~go_function: GO:0016491 - oxidoreductase activity [Evidence IEA];~go_process: GO:0055114 - oxidation-reduction process [Evidence IEA]): protein MSSKTIIVTGASRGIGLAIAKYLLTAPQSHNVVVIARSREPLEKLKEQYSKQVEVLNGDLADFSLGQKAVDLALKSFGRLDGMVLNHGMLGQVGKVKDADFAQWKHAFDVNFISLTAFIKAGLPALRESKGKIIFTSSGAAVTAYRGWALYGATKAAMNHLALSLGEEEPEVTTISIRPGMVDTEMQRELREDHATTLEPQMHAKFTTVHKDGKLLKPEQPGHVMAKLVLDAPNELTGKFFTWNDKALEAFQE, encoded by the exons ATGTCGAGCAAGACTATTATCGTTACCGGTGCCTCTCGAG GAATCGGCCTCGCCATCGCGAAATACCTCCTCACCGCACCCCAATCCCACAATGTTGTCGTGATCGCTCGTAGTCGCGAACCCCTCGAGAAGCTCAAAGAGCAATACAGCAAGCAAGTCGAAGTGCTCAATGGAGACCTGGCCGATTTCTCCCTCGGTCAGAAGGCCGTGGATTTGGCTCTCAAGTCCTTCGGCCGTTTGGACGGCATGGTCCTCAACCACGGCATGCTCGGACAAGTAGGCAAGGTCAAGGATGCCGATTTCGCGCAATGGAAGCACGCGTTCGACGTGAACTTCATCAGTCTCACTGCTTTC ATCAAAGCCGGTCTTCCCGCTCTCCGTGAATCCAAGGGAAAAATCATCTTCACTTCGTCGGGTGCTGCCGTCACGGCTTATAGAGGATGGGCTCTTTACGGTGCGACCAAGGCGGCTATGAACCACCTCGCTTTGAGcttgggagaggaagaacccGAGGTTACTACGATTTCTATCCGGCCTGGTATGGTTGACACCGAGATGCAGCGGGAGCTGCGTGAGGACCACGCTACGACGCTGGAGCCGCAGATGCATGCCAAGTTTACAACGGTCCACAAGGATGGCAAGCTCCTTAAGCCAGAGCAGCCCGGTCATGTTATGGCCAAGCTTGTGTTGGACGCTCCTAACGAGCTTACTGGGAAATTCTTCAC GTGGAACGACAAGGCTCTTGAGGCGTTCCAAGAGTAG
- the nctB gene encoding negative cofactor 2 transcription regulator complex subunit NCB2 (COG:K;~EggNog:ENOG410PNSW;~InterPro:IPR009072,IPR042225,IPR003958;~PFAM:PF00125,PF00808;~go_component: GO:0017054 - negative cofactor 2 complex [Evidence IEA];~go_function: GO:0003712 - transcription coregulator activity [Evidence IEA];~go_function: GO:0046982 - protein heterodimerization activity [Evidence IEA];~go_process: GO:0000122 - negative regulation of transcription by RNA polymerase II [Evidence IEA]): protein MSDREFSANDDLSLPKATVQKIITEILPPSSGQTFSKDARDLLMECCVEFITLISSEANDISEKEAKKTIACEHVERALRDLGFSDYIPDVLAVAEEHKEQLKSREKKQSKMEQSGLSEEELLRQQQELFRSATEKYHAAPE from the exons ATGTCAGATCGCGAATTCAGTG CCAACGACGACTTGTCGCTACCTAAAG CGACGGTCCAAAAGATCATCACCGAGATCCTACCTCCCTCGTCCGGCCAGACTTTCTCCAAAGATGCCCGCGATCTGCTCATGGAATGCTGCGTCGAATTCATcaccttgatctcctccgAGGCCAACGACATCAGCGAaaaggaagccaagaagacTATCGCCTGCGAACATGTCGAGCGCGCCCTTCGTGATCTCGGTTTCAGCGACTACATCCCCGATGTGCTTGCCGTCGCGGAGGAACATAAAGAGCAGCTGAAG TcacgagagaagaagcagagcaaGATGGAGCAAAGCGGGTTGTCCGAGGAGGAGCTTCTACGGCAACAACAGGAACTGTTCCGCTCAGCTACCGAGAAGTATCATGCTGCTCCGGAGTAA